The stretch of DNA TAGGGTTTACCTCCACTTCAAGAACACTTAATCCTTAGCTTAATTCCAGAAAATTGAGGAGGAGAAGTTGGCTTTCCTCTGGTTTTGCctcagccgagagagagagagagagagagagagagagagagagagagagagagagagagagagagagagagagagagagagagagagagaacttcAAGGGAAATGCTATTTCCTTCtaattgtcttttttttttctttttttttgatttctttaattggaaaaaggattttaattaatccttTTCTGCCCAAATAATTGCTAGTTGTCATCCTCAAAATCAGCCACCTATCCCAccatttaaaattactaaaataccccttgaacataaaactagggtatttctaaagctaggggtaaatgGTCAAATctcataaccccgctcaatcccgatattttattttctcaaaaatatttcccactaataaataaggttctaaacttacccatgtgatcaaactagccatccatcgcattttccgttgtcaccgagcaaaaattacaaaaataacatatttcatatataaactaaataatacccctagagttcaataaaatctccagaattgagaaattataactctaatatttatttctaaatattggggtccacaattaaataaattcataaataatcataaaataacagaaattagtgctaattgtctttactaatccaaattactaaatcaGACATTACAGTAATATTGTATTTATAGTATTGTACTGTTATGGGAAGTTTGAACAGGTTTGGAGGAGATTTGTGTGGTTTTTGGGGTGAAAATCAGGTTTACCGTTTCTACCAGCTGAGAAACCGGATAATTGTTTTACTGTAAAACCAGTCAACCGATTTTGCCAGTAGGGGAAAATTTTGGTTTTAGCCTCGAAACGAGTTTTTGCTCAGGGTATTTTTTAGAACTTAGATTAGGGTAATTTAGTGATATTTGAATTGTTCTGATACAGTGGGAGTTAGATGTCTTGTTATAGAGATTAGGGTTTGATTCCTGAGTTTGCATAAGTTGTTTATCGTATtttgttgttgtgacataggaccCGAGATCGTCGAGCATaattccactcaggttggcccACACACCTGATATCTggactgaggtaagaaaagtgttaCGCATCACTTAAGATTAAGTGATTATTGATTGTGTTTGTTATAGTCTGGATTATGATCGAGATTCTGGTTATGTATTTGTTATGCCCCATTTATGACCGAGGGTTGGAAACGGTCAttaccgttacgagtaattaTTCCTAAAACCGCgtttaggtttcttacttatcgttcgctgtatcgggcaacgatagtgacatacgtagctcgtggttaacgagtggtaagggtaATTTATGAAGTAACGAGATTGTGTGATTATCAGTATGAAATTGTATAAGCATGTTAGTGCGCAATGTGTTACACTTGCGTGCATATTGTTATGATATGATTAATATGGTTTTATACTGTTTATGGTTGAatcacttttcttgctgagtctctgtgacttaTGGGTGCTAAATGGTGCAAGTAAGGGGAAGGCCAAAGTTGAGCAGCCATGAGTCTGAGgtcacagcagcaatgtacatattagcCGCAGTGCCACGACCCGGTGGACAGGATGTTCCATTTTGActgtattttgaaatataaacTTATTTTGTAAAAGCACTTTTAATTAGGGCTGAACATTTTGAACGggtttgacccgaacccgagcaACCCGCCCGAACCCGAACTAGTGAACCCGcaaaaaaaatttttaaaaaaagtttcgggcgggttgggttcaacccggtacccttcgggtgggttggcgggttgagattttaggggtaccgggtttcgggttgaacccgcgaacccgcccgccaacccggtttataaatatattatatatatttcttttattactctttttatatatatatgtaatatggaCTTTAGATTTTTATGGACTATGAATATTGGATatggatgtattttgaaatatgttagttttcacttttatcatgattcatgaacatgaatatgaagtttgatttgaatctttgataaataggttgtttgtttgttggttggattgattatgtatttttttcttcaataatagatactatgaacaaattgttatattatatatgcttaatttaataaataaaaaaacaaaaaaaaataattatttgaataaaaaattaattttttttaaagaaatgaCCAAGCTGACTGAGTTGACCgggtcaacccgccaacccgctaaACCCGACCAActgaaacccgccaacccgtgacCCGCCAACCCATGCCCtattcgggtccgggttcggtttcaattttttgaacccgaaacccgtgaacccgaaacccgccaacccgaaacccggtaaaCCCGCCCGATGTTCAGCCCTACTTTTAATCCtgaatgtaaatattttgataataagGGGTCcccataaatattaatatttaccttttataaaatttatgtgtttgttttaattacaaaatttaaattaccTACACTTTTTATATAATCATATAGTTTAATGAAAGAGTAATTTTAAGAAAAGCACACACGTAGGGTCCATGGgaattagggcgttacacataACCACTATTTTTCTCTCCAAAAActacatctctctctctctctaactcaCACTTTCCCCACCACCATCAATACACCCTTTTAATTCCCCCACACATTTTAAAtcccattttattttatttttttctaaaataaaaaaaaaaaatcacccatTCTTTTAACTAATTCCTTCCCCCTCGTACCTCTCTCTTCTCCCCCTAAAACCTCCATAGTTGCTACTATCCTTCTCAGCGGAACCCTCTTCTTATTCTTCCCTTTTCATCTTAACCTAAAAACTCATCCACCTTCATCTCTTCGCTGCCCAGAAACCAACCATCATTTATGCTATCTCTCTTTTTCCAACCCGCGTGAGCCCAATTTCATCCCATCACCACAACTAGTTCATCTTCTCTAAACCAGGACCACGACCCACTGCAAGTTTCAAATGTGGAAGATCTTCACAAAAGGAACCCACTTTTGAAACTCACTTGGTCCCCTAAGACTTAGTGTGGCTAGACTGAAGTCGAGAAGCTCTAACGAGTTTTTAAACGGTGATGGACGAAGGGGACCTAAGGGTCTTAAGGTTTAAATAGTCAAGGAGGTCCGCATTGGTCTTTATTTTGGTCGAGTGTCATTAGAGGTGGCTCATCGGTGTTGAGCCGAGACCAGCAAGGGAGAAAGAGAAATATTAGAAACAACTCGTTGGGGTTTTTGGGTCTTCGTCGGATTCGTGCAGTGGTGGTGCTGGGTTGCGGTGGTGGTAGGTGAGTTGCGGTGggtagtggtggtggtggtggttagGTCTGTAAATAAAGAAGAGAAAtgtagacatatatatatagagagagagagagagagagagagagagagagagagagatcgtGAAAAAAAGAacgagaaaagaagaaaaagaaagaaagaaaagaaaagaaaaaaaaattattttttaatgattttttattttaatttttttaaatgaaaaaaaatctgaaaagaaaaaaaattatttacaatttttttaattttttaaataattttttacatggactaataaaattgtataatGTGTACACTATGTCCACGTAGATGTACATATAGACAGTCCAACATGGCACTTAACACCTAAAATAGATGGAAATATTAAATTGCTATCAGAACAAGAGTATTGAGAGTTTGGCTGttaaaatttgagttttgaaaGTTAAGTACAAGCAAAATGAAAGTATTAAGGATTTCGCCGCAATTAACTCAATAAAAAATGCTaagagataccttaatgtttcAAGCACTACAAGAAGTGACATATTATTATTGGTGCAAATCAATATCGACTCACacaatttgattaataaataatatagaaaattaTTAACTACTTAAAACGCATCATATCATTATGATGTTAGGCACCTAGTACTGCtctaataaaattaagaaataattttaatttgattgaTGCTCAAGAGccctaatttcaaaataatttttgaggGGCACATTACACAGTATACAACTAGTGCAATACTAAACAAACACTTATATCactaaatatgaatattcatttatcttaatAATATACGCACAAACTATGATTTTTAAAATCCGTATGTTGCAAGATCAAAAAGTTGAAAGAATGGGTGTCAATAATTCTGATTTTTAGGACAAATTATGGCAACTCAAGATATCCCCAAAGGTGAAGAATCTTGAATGGAGGGCAGTAATGTCTTCTTACTAGATTCCAATTTAGAACTAAACATGTGGATATTTCCTCATGTGCTCTGTTGTTGTTCTTTTGCTGCTGCCTGTTGGAATCATGCTGGTATGGTATGCCTACTATTTCGGGTCAAACAACTTCTTTTGGTACATGATTTGCTCAGACTTTTGACATTATTGATGAGAATAAAATTTGTATGGCAGCCATGCTATGTTGGGCTATTTGGAATGCTCCTAATAAGCTTATTTGGAACCAAAAAACCTCCTTTGTGGCTGATGTGGTGAAGTCAGCAAGGATGACTTTAGAACAATGGAAAACTCAGGGCAGTGGCAATATTCCATATCGTTGAGTCTTGGACTAAACCCGCAGTTAACACTTAGTCAATGTTGATCCTGTCACATTTGAAGGAGATGGTATGTATGATTATGGGATAGTTGCTAGAGATGCTTCAGGTGCAATTTTTGAACTGACTCTTTGTCACCACGGGCAGCTGGCTGTGGAGGTGATTGAAGCTATGGTGGTAAAAGAAGTTTAAGTTGGGTCAAAGACATGCAATGGCAGCAAGTAAAGAGATTGAAGTAGATAGTATGCTCACAGTTTTCCTAGTAATTTGCAAATATATTCTAGTTTTGGTCTCATCATTCAAGACTGTAGGCACTCTCAGTAGCTCTCGATCGTCGAATGAGTCTAATATTCATGTTGCTCTACAGGAACTCTTGTATTCAGATTCAAACTTAAGTAATGAATTTgcattttgataataataataataataatatacactattttttaaaataccaaGTCCCAATTAAATTGTGCTTATGACTAAAGAAATCATTGTGTGAGTGATTTAAGTATGCTATGAGTCTATGATCCCACAATACCTTATAGCAAAATAAATGTAACTTACTCAAAGTTAAAAGATTAAATGTCAAAACAAGTAAAGTAAGGTAGCACTGTAATTTACAAAGATCAAATACGTGTCGATAAATCTTTCTGTTACAAACTGAGAAAGGCAAAGAACAACCAAGTGCACCCATTTTGTCGTTTATTGTTTCCATTCCATGTAATGCTATTTCAATTGGGTGGGATATCAATAAAAATTTGAACTTGgaagtaaaagaaaaataaataaataaaaataaaacttctgAATTTACATAATTTTGGGTTCAACAGCTTTCTCTTGCATAACCACTGGTGTCCTCAGCCACCTTTGCCCACACATTTGCGATTTTCTCCGCATATCCCACCTGTGAGAAATTGACAAGCAACAAAGACGAATAATAAAAAGAATTGCATAAGAGAACATAATTATATGATCACTTGCATAGCAAAAACCCATGTTTTTATCATATTACATATCAAAGAAAAAACATAAGTACAGTGAAGTTGTGTCTGTCTAAAGACAAAATAAAGCTAAGAAATTGACAAAGAAATCAAATGAATGAAGGAATGAATAAGATCGTGTGGAATAgaaggaaaaaataaaagaataatgaCCTGATTGAGGACAAACCCCTTCAACATGTTCAAGAAGTCAGAATCTCTCTCTTTGTCAAACCTTTCAAGTTCACACTTATTGTTTTCCTGCATTGAAGAATGATAAAAGAAAGGCAATTGATTCAAACGGAGATATAATAACAGGATGAAGATATTCATGCTATCTCAacgtttatttatattatttatagctTATGGCAGGTGGAGTATGACAGGCTTGGCTCCCTCACATCACTAAGCAATTCATACCAGAATGATTTTTCTAGCTCTAGCAATTATAGGAAGATATAACTTGTgaattaatgaaatttcatatttattagggaaaaaaaaacattaacaacCTCAAGCCATTCAGCATCCTTCTCAAAAACCACATTGAAAATAACAGGAGATACGGAGAATCCCTTCAATTAAGGGAAATACAGAACAGCCAAACACACAGAGCACAAAACTAGCCTATACACTAAAGGAATTGCTTCAAATTTAAACCAACTGATATACACACTCTTAAACAACGCCACATAGTTCGCTTACTTAGCTACCTAGGACCCATCTAATGAAAGTACTATTACATACACTAAAGAGACATACAAGATACGCACTCAACCAAGTAGTCAGCCAAATTTTACCCTTCCGAGTCTAATCTTTAATCATCTCACTATCCCGACAAAGATGAACAGAAACTCATTTCTTTACATGTAAGATATGTATCAAAGAGGGAGAAAACAATTGCAAATGGTACCAAGAATGTATGATTGTGAAATCCTGTTAAATCACTTAGttttttattagtattattttaaattaggaTCCCCACCTAACTCTACAATATTAAGAGCTAGGAAACTATAGCAATTGTTATGCTAGTGAGAGCAAACTACATGCTCACCATGTGAGCTACCCCTCTTGGGTCTGTTTAATCAGTTTACACCCACTTTCTTATAATACTTATTAAATCCCTGAACATCATTACAAATTCTCAAGTACGGGTAGCCAGctgtttattaaatttaaagctAAGTCAGCTTTATACAGTAATTCTTCTTACAAATTCTCAACAGTGAAGCTAAAACCTAAGAATGAAAATACGTTTATTCTATAACCCAGGTATCAATAAACTCATCTGGTTAAGAGTCAAACCTTTAGAAATTCTCGATTCAATCATATATAAACCCTCAAATAATCTACTCTATCACAAGTCACATAGAAAAAAAAGATTCAGGGAAGGCTTTTGTATAGTTTTGCTTGCAGAGTATCTTGAAGCCAAGATACTTCAAATTGTGAGCAAGCATGCAGCTTAATCAGTAATAAGCTGGGAAAAATTAATTCTTTCAATGTTCTCTCGAAAAATGGAAGGTAAGGCATTTTCAATTAAAGAAGCAATGAGAAATAACCAGAACATGTTTCCATTAAGATAAATAAGTATAGTGTAATACCCCACAAAAAGTTCAGCTAAGGTAAAACAGAACTGTCATCAATAGAGAACACAAATACATAACTTATGGACTTTGCTGAGTTAAGATGAAAGCttaaattacaataaaaagGCTGAATTAAGATAAAATGAATAAACTCAAAGTACATGGTACCTTGATTCGCTCATATTCTCTGATTGCAACATGTTTGGCGTCCTCTGTGACCCTAATGGTTTCTTTTAACTCCTCAAGCTTACGAATCCTTGATCTGTCACCACCAAATATTTTAGATGATGCTACTTCAAGTTTTTCAGTCCTTGACTGCAATGATTCTAGTTCTGATAAAAGAGTCTGCACAGTAAGTAAAGCACTCGATCGGTCTGAAAATGCACTGTTGACAGCTAACATTAACCCAAGATATTCATGAAGTGTATCCTGCAATACATATAAAGGACTCTTGATGAGAATAAAGCCAGAAAATGAAACAAAAGCTACAAATGTTCAGTTACTATAAAGCCGATGACTGCAAGCAGATAAGTTCAAATGAAATTCAACTACTGATACAATAAGCAAGCTTTCcgattatcaaataaaatacttAATAACAAGACAAATGAAACAAATAATCTATGGCAAAAGTAGTCACAATTACCAGATGTTTGACAGTCTGAGCATTCAACTCACGATAGAATCTGCTTGCTTTAACAGCAGCAGTTGCGAGACCTTTCATGTCAGCAGCCCGGACTTTCTGAGCATTAGAAACAGCCTCCTCAGTCTCAAATTTAGTCAGCTTGATAAAGGCCAACCCCAATTCTCCTAATGTTTCTCCCATGTCTTGTTGGGCTTTGACGAGTGATTCAGCCTATAACCACAGCATAAGTGGAAGAAAAATTCAAATGAGCATTCATGATTTTATTAACGACATTAAAAAGTTCAAGCAACTGCAAATGCAATGAGCAAAAAATATCAGTTACCTGCTGGGAAGCTAAACTTAGTTGTTGCTCGAGGTCGTgcatcttctctttcttctccaTAAACTCCTTATCTTCCTCAACCAGGGGTGGCTTTGATGCTCCCCAATCATTGGCCATTGACTGCTTTAGCTCTTTGAACAACCTCAACAAATCTCTTCCACCTTTTGCAGGCTGCACTACCTCATGGGGTGCTACCGCACTCTCAGTGAACAACTGCTTTGGAAGCTTCACAGCCCCATCAAGCATTCTCGATGCAACATCGGTGGTCGTCGGCAGAGGAAGCTTCCCTTGAACCTGCAAGAACACCTTCAATTCATCGCTCTTCTTAATCACAGGGTGTTCAGCCAACCTCCTCAAGTATTTCTCCAATGCCACCCTTCTCTGCTCCACAAACTCTTGCTTCTGCATCACCTGGCTCTCTACCACACTCTTGTCTGGCCTTGGCGGCACAAAGAACCCTCGGTACGATTCAGCAAGCCGGTCTGACAATGTCACAACATCCCGAAACCTTCTTCGGACGCTGAATTCAGATCCGCCGAAGTCCGGAAGGTTCGTTCTCGTACTAATCAGGTAAGTGACGTATGTATTGCCTCCGGGAACGAGCGAATTCGAAGTCTCCTGCTCTTTCTGAGGATTGGAAACCGTTATTTTAATGTATTCGGAGTTAGAAGATGACGATCTCGAAAAAGACCCCGAATTGTCTGATCTCTTGCTGGGGCTATCGACACCGTTAGCGTCGTTGAAATTATTTCCATCAAAGGGGCTAAAAATAACATCGGCATAAGACGGAGGGTCGAGGTAGGAGTTGTCCGGGGCGGCGGAAGCGATGGCAGGACCAGGATTCTGGAAATCGCGATACGATGGAGGAGCAAGCAGGGGATCGGAATCGACTGACGTCACAACCACCGGAGCGGAAAGAGGATGGTGGGAATCGGAAATTGACGACAAGGCACTACGATAATTTGAGTACGATTTATTGCCATTCAAGGAGTCGTCAAGGACGAGATTTTCCATATCTTCTTTGGAGGCATAGAGATGAGCTTCTTGGAAGCTCTGATTCTCGGAACCCATCATCTTCCCACACCTCGAATTGGAACAAATTCAGTGAAAATCGTAAATAAGGTGAAGGTTGAATGAAATTCAGTAAGGAATTCAGATTAGGGCTGAGAGAGAGACATTAGGGTTTTTCGTCTCTGAGTAGTGTAGTGAAGAAGAGGAGTGGTACAtgtgagaaagagagagagagagaaggctatCGTGCGCCGTAGGAGTATTTGGTGAAAGAAATTGTGCGGCGGGGATGGGCGGCCAGGTGGGTGAAGACGGCCAAAGTAGATGGGCACGTGTTTTTCAAGTTCTGAATTGACTTAGGATCACTTTGATAAAACGATAAAATCGAGTATGGGGTTGCTTCAATTTAGTAAATGATGatatacttcttttttttttttttttgaacataaAGTCTTCATTCCCACAAATCAATACAAAGGATTAGGCAAGTCTTGCAAAACCGCAAGTCTCGCACGAAAGTTTCTGAATGCCGTCAATCCACATAGCCTCACTTGTTAATCAAAAACGTAATTGGCTTAACTTCCATGTGCAACCAGCATTGGCCTCACGAAATACAAAAGAGATACCAACAACTAGAAACATGCAACATTAACTCACGAATACAACTTACAATGCCATCAATCAATCCTGACAGTAGTCACTCGCTCCTGAAGCGTGGATCAAATGGACGGCGAAACTTCGACAATCCGTTTCAACACGAAATCGATGTAATCCCCAGTTGTATCCCAACTTGCAAGCCGTTTCTTATCGCCAAGGCTGAACGCATATAAAGGCGTGTACTCCTGGGCACGTGCCATGCGGTACGAAGCAAAGGTAATACACCAGCCCACCTACTGCGTCTCGAATGGCACAACTGAAGCTTGAATATCCCTCCCCCTTCTTCACACTTGCGTCGACATTAATTTTCAGTTCATCCGGCGGAGGAGGCTGCCATCGTGCACCCGCCGCACAGCTCCCCGGCCATTCTCCTCGCTGTCTCGGCTCACTCACCTCTTGCGGATAACCCCGCACACTACCAACTCGCCAGCCGGTGGCACCACTCCCGCCATGTTTTGTGCTATTTAATGTGCCCACGGATTGCCAACACAAAAACCGTAAAAAACTCAAAACGAGATTCGGGTTTAATCCTTTTGCCATTCGCATCAGAAACGAGATTATATCCTCCTTCCCAACCCGTTGGACAGCATCTTTAAACCACTTAATCTTCCAAACCCCTTTATTAGCCCGACACCCCCGAATAGCATGAAACACGATCTCGGACCCACTTTCGAACAACGCCCGACAAGCCGGATCAATTGCAACCTTCACTATAGGCTAAAGCGGGTCGTAGGCGGCCACTCTATTTGCTAGCTTCCATACGAAATGCTTAATTTTCGAGGGAAGCTTCATCTAGCTCCCATAACTTAGTCCACAATCATTCATAAGCTTCTCATCAGAAGTGCTGGCAACATCCTTCCGCACCT from Cannabis sativa cultivar Pink pepper isolate KNU-18-1 chromosome 2, ASM2916894v1, whole genome shotgun sequence encodes:
- the LOC115718552 gene encoding sorting nexin 2A isoform X2; protein product: MMGSENQSFQEAHLYASKEDMENLVLDDSLNGNKSYSNYRSALSSISDSHHPLSAPVVVTSVDSDPLLAPPSYRDFQNPGPAIASAAPDNSYLDPPSYADVIFSPFDGNNFNDANGVDSPSKRSDNSGSFSRSSSSNSEYIKITVSNPQKEQETSNSLVPGGNTYVTYLISTRTNLPDFGGSEFSVRRRFRDVVTLSDRLAESYRGFFVPPRPDKSVVESQVMQKQEFVEQRRVALEKYLRRLAEHPVIKKSDELKVFLQVQGKLPLPTTTDVASRMLDGAVKLPKQLFTESAVAPHEVVQPAKGGRDLLRLFKELKQSMANDWGASKPPLVEEDKEFMEKKEKMHDLEQQLSLASQQAESLVKAQQDMGETLGELGLAFIKLTKFETEEAVSNAQKVRAADMKGLATAAVKASRFYRELNAQTVKHLDTLHEYLGLMLAVNSAFSDRSSALLTVQTLLSELESLQSRTEKLEVASSKIFGGDRSRIRKLEELKETIRVTEDAKHVAIREYERIKENNKCELERFDKERDSDFLNMLKGFVLNQVGYAEKIANVWAKVAEDTSGYARESC
- the LOC115718552 gene encoding sorting nexin 2A isoform X1, producing MMGSENQSFQEAHLYASKEDMENLVLDDSLNGNKSYSNYRSALSSISDSHHPLSAPVVVTSVDSDPLLAPPSYRDFQNPGPAIASAAPDNSYLDPPSYADVIFSPFDGNNFNDANGVDSPSKRSDNSGSFSRSSSSNSEYIKITVSNPQKEQETSNSLVPGGNTYVTYLISTRTNLPDFGGSEFSVRRRFRDVVTLSDRLAESYRGFFVPPRPDKSVVESQVMQKQEFVEQRRVALEKYLRRLAEHPVIKKSDELKVFLQVQGKLPLPTTTDVASRMLDGAVKLPKQLFTESAVAPHEVVQPAKGGRDLLRLFKELKQSMANDWGASKPPLVEEDKEFMEKKEKMHDLEQQLSLASQQAESLVKAQQDMGETLGELGLAFIKLTKFETEEAVSNAQKVRAADMKGLATAAVKASRFYRELNAQTVKHLDTLHEYLGLMLAVNSAFSDRSSALLTVQTLLSELESLQSRTEKLEVASSKIFGGDRSRIRKLEELKETIRVTEDAKHVAIREYERIKENNKCELERFDKERDSDFLNMLKGFVLNQVIILLFFPSIPHDLIHSFIHLISLSIS